A window of Ptychodera flava strain L36383 chromosome 1, AS_Pfla_20210202, whole genome shotgun sequence contains these coding sequences:
- the LOC139141855 gene encoding tripartite motif-containing protein 2-like, with the protein MRIMQGQLDESRQERDTFKEQTRLLTQELERTESALTKQQVATDAMREIFHAELTETQTKLQQTEAKLSARKNDMESENREKQITASESEDRDNSALHHSTISKDTGDESVQADDTSVSETKPTDVSDDMFVGMATDEQTTIHIDKEDYGGFASDHGASTGSVGTAAEGNWKMKLLEGHPSQPGQVFIKATGVAFHGDQLMVCYPDNHIIQILDKDYAFLRVIGSFTGQFTKPFRPLDVAIAHSNLIFINERGNSQVVVCDESNTVVRVISPLKEVSIYGIALMLRYLLLTDVKGHRLLKYTQDGEYVSEVGSKGSGNTEFDWPWSVVVNSNNVIMVSDCHNHCIKCFDSSLQFLYKLGTPGSGDGQLDWPCSIAVDKDDNVYVCDGSNDRIVKWRSDGKWICNLFQGEVQNPLHIAVTADRIAITEVKSNTVKVFYL; encoded by the exons ATGAGGATAATGCAAGGTCAACTTGATGAGTCTAGACAGGAGAGGGATACTTTCAAGGAACAGACAAGGCTACTTACTCAAGAATTAGAAAGAACAGAGAGTGCTCTGACAAAGCAGCAAGTTGCCACCGATGCTATGAGAGAGATTTTCCACGCAGAACTTACGGAGACACaaacaaagttacagcaaaCTGAGGCAAAGTTGTCAGCAAGGAAAAATGATATGGAAAGTGAAAACAGAGAGAAACAGATCACAGCATCTGAAAGTGAAG ACCGAGACAACTCAGCGTTGCACCATTCTACCATCAGTAAGGACACTGGAGACGAATCAGTACAAGCTGATGACACCAGTGTGTCTGAAACCAAACCCACTGATGTTAGTGATGATATGTTTGTTGGCATGGCAACTGATGAACAGACAACAATTCACATTGATAAAGAGGATTATGGTGGATTTGCAAGTGATCATGGAGCCAGTACTGGCTCTGTAGGGACAGCAGCTGAAG GTAACTGGAAAATGAAGTTACTGGAAGGCCATCCCTCACAACCTGGACAAGTGTTTATAAAGGCAACAGGTGTGGCATTCCACGGTGACCAACTGATGGTATGCTATCCAGACAACCATATCATACAGATCCTTGACAAAGATTATGCCTTTTTAAGGGTCATAGGAAGCTTTACTGGTCAGTTTACAAAGCCATTCAGGCCACTGGATGTGGCCATCGCTCATAGCAATCTAATCTTCATAAATGAAAGAGGAAATTCTCAGGTTGTTGTTTGTGATGAAAGCAACACTGTCGTAAGAGTTATTTCTCCTCTTAAAGAAGTCAGCATTTATGGAATAGCATTAATGCTTCGCTATCTCTTACTTAccgatgtcaaaggtcatcgactCCTGAAGTACACACAAGATGGAGAGTATGTGTCTGAGGTTGGAAGCAAAGGAAGTGGAAATACTGAGTTTGACTGGCCATGGTCGGTGGTTGTCAATAGCAACAATGTTATCATGGTGTCTGACTGCCATAATCACTGTATCAAATGTTTTGATAGCAGTTTACAGTTCCTGTATAAATTAGGTACACCTGGTTCTGGTGACGGTCAACTTGATTGGCCGTGCAGTATTGCTGTCGACAAGGATGATAATGTTTATGTCTGTGATGGCAGCAATGATAGGATTGTAAAGTGGAGATCTGATGGAAAGTGGATCTGTAATTTATTCCAAGGTGAAGTACAAAATCCTCTACACATTGCAGTCACAGCTGATAGAATTGCTATCACAGAGGTGAAAAGCAACACAGTGAAAGTATTCTACCTGTAG
- the LOC139141880 gene encoding apoptosis inhibitor 5-like yields MATVEQLYKDFGVLADAKDKAGEHEKEYLSILSAVKGGTNEKRLAAQFIPRFFKYFSSISEQAIDGQLDLCEDEDVSIRRQAIKELPNLCKGSLENIPRIADVLTQLLQTEDSAELSIVTTSLLTLFKLDAKGTLGGLFSQILSGDETVREKAIKFMSTKMKTLPSETFNKDVEDYLLQKAKEVLNDVTGDEFVSFMKILSGLTSMQTVTGRQQLVDIVVEQADLESEFQPTDADSVDRLMQCIRQALPFFSKNVASTKFVSYMSSQVVPSLSSLVNPLEDDSDVQLEMLRLFAELSNFTGELQDSSCIEKVFDKLLEYMPLPPEGEDGENDQPSDEPKLQFSYVECLMFSFHQIGKKQSDFLTAEENAERLKDFRTRLQYFARGCQMYMKQLRLAVQGKKGEELKSEENKIKVVALKITSNINTLIKDLFHNPPSYKSVITLSWKPVQKQTPEPTAQKRPGITPITFEDSTPSKKPTPSKQRGARQMYQPPSGKFSAKAGAAPTFGDPDYGSGFSGGNRRGAWRGGGGNRNRNRGRGGWRGSRGRY; encoded by the exons ATGGCAACAGTCGAGCAGCTATATAAAGACTTCGGTGTGCTCGCTGATGCGAAGGATAAAGCAGGCGAG CATGAGAAGGAATACCTCTCTATACTCAGTGCTGTGAAAGGCGGAACCAATGAGAAGAGACTCGCTGCACAATTCATCCCaagatttttcaaatatttctcaaGCATATCGGAACAAGCAATTGATGGACAGTTGGATCTCTGTGAAGATGAGGATGTTTCA ATACGCAGACAAGCCATAAAGGAACTACCCAACCTGTGTAAAGGGTCTCTTGAAAACATTCCTAGAATTGCAGATGTCTTGACACAGTTACTACAGACTGAAGACTCAGCAGAGCTGAGCATTGTCACTACATCATTGCTGACATTGTTCAAACTAGATGCAAAGG GAACTCTAGGGGGATTATTTTCACAGATTTTATCAGGAGATGAGACAGTGAGAGAAAAAGCAATCAAATTTATGAGTACAAAGATGAAGACACTGCCATCAGAGACATTTAATAAAGATGTTGAAGATTATCTGCTACAAAAGGCAAAGGAG GTTTTAAATGATGTGACAGGGGATGAGTTTGTGTCCTTCATGAAGATACTGTCTGGTCTAACCAGCATGCAGACAGTGACAGGGAGACAACAACTTGTAGATATTGTTGTAGAGCAAGCAGATCTGGAATCAGAGTTTCAG CCCACTGATGCGGACAGTGTAGACAGATTAATGCAGTGTATCAGACAAGCCCTGCCATTCTTCTCA aaaaatgttGCTTCTACAAAATTTGTGAGTTACATGAGTAGCCAAGTAGTGCCGTCACTTTCATCCTTGGTGAATCCATTGGAAGATGACAGTGACGTACAGCTGGAAATGTTGAGATTGTTTGCAGAGCTTAGTAACTTCACAGGGGAACTCCAAGACAGTAGCTGTATTGAGAAAGTCTTTGATAAACTTCTT GAATACATGCCACTGCCTCCAGAGGGGGAAGATGGAGAGAATGACCAGCCAAGTGATGAACCCAAATTACAGTTTTCATATGTTGAGTGCCTCATGTTTTCATTCCATCAAATCGGTAAAAAACAGTCAGATTTTCTGACTGCCGAGGAAAATGCAGAGAGACTCAAAGATTTCAGAACAAG GTTGCAGTACTTTGCCCGTGGTTGTCagatgtacatgaaacaattaaGACTTGCAGTACAGGGAAAGAAAGGAGAAGAGTTGAAGtcagaagaaaataaaattaaagtgGTTGCTTTGAAAATCACATCAAATATCAATACACTGATCAAG GATCTTTTCCACAACCCTCCATCCTACAAAAGTGTTATCACGTTGTCATGGAAACCAGTTCAAAAACAAACTCCAGAACCAACAGC ACAAAAGAGACCAGGCATTACACCAATCACATTTGAAGATTCAACGCCGTCAAAGAAACCAACACCCAGCAAACAAAGAGGAGCTCGTCAGATGTATCAACCACCAAGTGGAAAATTCAGTGCAAAGGCTGGTGCTGCACCAACATTTGGAGATCCAGATTACGGCTCAGGATTCA GCGGAGGAAATCGTCGTGGTGCATGGcgtggtggtggtggtaatcGGAACAGGAATAGAGGACGTGGAGGATGGAGGGGCTCTAGAGGAAGATATTGA